A DNA window from Arachis duranensis cultivar V14167 chromosome 3, aradu.V14167.gnm2.J7QH, whole genome shotgun sequence contains the following coding sequences:
- the LOC107480155 gene encoding phosphatidylinositol 4-phosphate 5-kinase 1, which translates to MQEGLLTLSHQDIHLNPNNSATPKKKKSHTLTTTDNLLLPSACIPPARTRSQPASRRVSPSSSSAADDSPTPAAREKTLPNGDIYIGTLSGNAPHGAGKYLWSDGCMYEGEWRRGKACGKGRFSWPSGATYEGDFKSGRIDGFGSFIGVDGDMYRGSWVADRKHGFGEKRYGNGDVYQGWWKCNLQDGEGRYVWRNGNEYIGEWKNGVISGKGILVWANGNRYEGFWEEGVPKGKGVFTWGDGSGRSCAGNWGKEFVNEEGKKSVRCSVDGGRRSVSFPRICIWELDGEAGDITCDIVDNAEASMFYRDGSESENGGESSSCGVSSQKSPCWSLDGDFKKPGQTVSKGHKNYDLMVNLQLGIRYTVGKYTPIVRDLRPGDFDPNEKFWTRFPPEGSKVTPRHQSMDFRWKDYCPMVFRHLRELFAIDPADYMLAICGSDTLREMSSPGKSGSLFYLTQDDRFIIKTVKKSEVKVLIRMLPSYYQHVCQYKNSLVTAFLGVHCVKPVGGQKTRFIVMGNVFCSEYRIHKRFDLKGSSYGRITDKPQEEIDETTTLKDLDLNFVFRLEQSWFQELKWQLDRDTEFLEAEGIMDYSLLIGVHFRDDCSFDELKTSPDDLRGAGKRDAHDDEVLICRGPLIRLGMNMPARAERVCKGGGLDQLVVAGSGGGSSSNSTPSESSSEISDVILYFGIIDILQDYDISKKLEHAYKSLQVDPTSISAVDPKLYSKRFRDFIHRIFVEDT; encoded by the exons ATGCAAGAGGGACTCTTAACTCTCTCTCACCAAGACATTCATCTAAACCCTAACAACTCTGCTActccaaagaagaaaaaatcacaCACACTCACAACAACCGACAACCTTCTTCTCCCTTCAGCCTGCATACCACCTGCTCGGACACGATCCCAACCGGCCTCTCGCCGAGTCtctccctcctcctcctccgccGCCGACGACTCCCCTACCCCCGCCGCAAGAGAGAAGACACTTCCCAACGGCGACATCTACATCGGCACCCTGTCTGGAAACGCTCCTCATGGCGCCGGGAAGTACTTATGGTCCGATGGCTGCATGTACGAGGGAGAGTGGCGGAGAGGCAAGGCCTGCGGCAAAGGAAGGTTCTCGTGGCCCTCCGGCGCCACCTACGAGGGAGACTTCAAGTCCGGTCGGATCGATGGCTTCGGCTCTTTCATTGGAGTCGACGGCGACATGTACCGCGGATCATGGGTCGCCGACAGAAAGCACGGCTTCGGTGAGAAACGCTACGGCAACGGAGACGTGTACCAAGGGTGGTGGAAGTGCAACTTGCAGGACGGCGAGGGAAGGTACGTGTGGAGGAACGGAAATGAGTATATCGGAGAGTGGAAGAACGGTGTCATTTCGGGAAAAGGTATTTTGGTTTGGGCGAATGGGAACCGCTACGAAGGGTTTTGGGAAGAAGGAGTGCCCAAAGGGAAGGGTGTGTTCACTTGGGGCGATGGAAGCGGAAGAAGCTGTGCCGGTAACTGGGGGAAGGAGTTTGTCAatgaagaagggaagaagagcgTGCGCTGTTCGGTCGATGGTGGCAGAAGGAGCGTCAGTTTTCCCAGGATTTGCATTTGGGAGCTTGATGGTGAAGCTGGTGACATTACCTGTGACATTGTTGATAATGCCGAAGCTTCTATGTTTTACAGGGACGGCAGCGAGTCCGAGAATGGTGGAGAGAGTAGTAGCTGCGGGGTTTCTTCTCAGAAGAGTCCTTGTTGGTCTCTTGATGGTGATTTCAAGAAACCAGGTCAAACTGTGTCCAAGGGGCACAAGAACTATGATTTGATGGTTAATCTTCAACTTGGTATCCG GTACACTGTTGGAAAGTATACCCCCATCGTGCGAGATCTCCGGCCAGGGGATTTCGATCCCAACGAGAAATTCTGGACGAGATTCCCGCCGGAAGGGTCCAAGGTTACGCCTCGGCATCAGTCAATGGACTTCAGGTGGAAAGACTATTGTCCCATGGTGTTCAG ACATCTAAGGGAATTATTTGCCATAGATCCTGCGGACTACATGCTTGCCATTTGCGGAAGTGACACACTCAGAGAGATGTCTTCTCCTGGCAAAAGTGGAAGCTTGTTTTATCTCACTCAAGATGACAGATTCATAATCAAGACCGTCAAGAAATCTGAGGTCAAG GTTCTCATTAGGATGCTTCCAAGTTACTATCAGCATGTTTGTCAGTACAAGAACTCCCTGGTAACAGCATTCCTTGGGGTACATTGTGTCAAGCCTGTTGGGGGTCAAAAG ACTCGGTTCATCGTAATGGGAAATGTATTTTGTTCGGAGTATCGCATCCACAAGAGGTTTGACCTCAAAGGTTCTTCTTATGGCCGGATAACAGATAAGCCCCAGGAGGAGATTGACGAGACTACCACTCTCAAGGACCTTGATCTCAATTTTGTCTTTCGCCTAGAACAGTCGTGGTTTCAAGAGCTTAAATG GCAACTTGATAGAGACACTGAGTTCCTGGAAGCAGAGGGGATCATGGATTACAGTCTTCTCATTGGCGTTCATTTTCGTGATGATTGCTCATTTGATGAATTGAAAACCTCACCAGATGATTTGAGGGgag CCGGCAAGAGAGATGCCCATGATGATGAGGTGCTCATATGCAG GGGACCTCTAATCCGGCTTGGAATGAACATGCCTGCAAGAGCTGAGAGAGTGTGTAAGGGTGGTGGATTGGATCAGTTGGTGGTGGCAGGTAGTGGTGGTGGGAGTAGTAGCAACTCAACTCCTTCAGAGAGTAGCAGTGAGATCTCTGATGTAATCCTCTACTTTGGTATCATTGACATTTTACAAGACTATGATATTAGCAAAAAGCTAGAGCATGCATACAAGTCACTGCAAGTGGATCCCACTTCCATCTCAGCCGTTGATCCTAAGCTATACTCCAAAAGGTTCAGGGATTTCATACACAGAATCTTTGTAGAGGACACATGA
- the LOC107480156 gene encoding uncharacterized protein LOC107480156 isoform X2, whose product MVCQDSSSETAPSPELLKTASPSSAESSFRELDDAFLQTQTRIWLGEVLKIRLNEQLIISELLADGELLFLVSKVVWKLLLAKHMELKHIKASKSQPFASKSNSGRYRPYSNVDSFLKICKILELTGVDLFSPSDVVERRNTRKVCMCIRSFSKKLRSKDIDVPDFDIVNVTCAVTMPKDVVGDIRKSIELSHRRPADSSTYYLQKNSGKESREVYYSVTDSIKDWETYSDQSNYTEIKHLVHHFDDLCDYASEIQCNSTSSMVENDFMSTSLDELGSRSQQRPRISDDEFQLLCSRELLQYHISETPYSGNVHVDFSGGIPHLDTRGQESRMMEFCYTENELLRDNGSTLGTPMNNRMSVIRDVSSNTKDSWDQDLLIEKNIPADVHKSASSHGSCATPLSIENGRCFGAGENMEVLHEVLNLGDQFEAENDYQKSDQWEGIKEYESQEKMKYKEIEHGITYGKYTYFVKELEETEHSLYSPDCFLCNKTDSSNRAVSDSNDINATISEKFLLYEDWKSQVDSISSSLNSCSQCGKLLSCQSSSLPQFCKWDQKGKFPMTKSGAIDNNESSHEETMPHKQETAEEYAVGATDFKLLADDEQPENDSEAIASNAMSLDNCDGSEGVIDMITNDATVPANYDEDVSNTRTCITNQSSELESNDGHQSSQDDMVLVCHTEHTLEPELPVQEVINPDKESAHSFDNLDEKEEKIAEISKSKPRKKLILKSVFGGATAVGLFFLFLHLRRNDKDKDANPEPSKAFNDEGKEKSKKYSPPKAKRTTEGVYAAEKIKLK is encoded by the exons ATGGTTTGCCAAGATTCGTCATCGGAGACCGCTCCATCGCCGGAGCTTCTTAAAACTGCTTCTCCTTCTTCAGCGGAATCCAGCTTTCGTGAACTTGATGATGCCTTTCTGCAG ACTCAAACGAGAATTTGGCTCGGGGAAGTATTGAAGATAAGATTGAATGAGCAACTCATTATATCCGAACTCCTTGCTGATGGAGAATTGCT GTTTTTAGTGTCAAAAGTGGTGTGGAAATTGCTGTTGGCAAAGCATATGGAGCTAAAACACATAAAAGCTTCCAAAAGCCAGCCATTTGCTTCTAAGAGTAACAGTGGGAGATATAGACCTTATTCTAATGTTGATTCATTCCTGAAG ATTTGCAAAATCTTGGAATTGACCGGAGTTGACCTATTCTCTCCATCAGATGTTGTTGAGAGAAGAAATACTCGAAAAGTATGCATGTGTATACGCTCATTCTCCAAAAAATTAAGGTCTAAGGATATAGAT GTTCCAGATTTTGATATTGTTAATGTTACTTGTGCCGTAACCATGCCGAAGGATGTGGTTGGAGACATACGTAAAAGCATAGAGCTGTCTCACAGAAGGCCTGCAGATTCTTCCACTTATTACTTACAGAAGAATTCAGGGAAAGAATCCAGGGAG GTCTACTACTCCGTTACAGACTCAATCAAAGACTGGGAAACATATTCAGACCAATCTAATTACACAGAAATCAAACATCTAGTACATCATTTTGATGACTTGTGTGATTATGCATCAGAGATACAGTGCAATTCAACTTCTTCAATGGTTGAAAATGATTTTATGTCCACCAGTTTAGATGAACTGGGCAGTCGAAGCCAGCAGAGACCAAGAATTTCTGATGATGAGTTTCAATTGTTATGCTCAAGGGAATTATTACAATATCATATCTCTGAGACTCCTTATTCCGGGAATGTACATGTTGACTTTAGTGGTGGTATACCTCATTTAGATACTAGGGGCCAAGAAAGTAGAATGATGGAATTTTGTTACACAGAGAATGAATTATTAAGAGATAATGGTTCGACCCTTGGAACTCCTATGAATAACAGGATGTCAGTGATAAGAGATGTTAGCTCAAATACAAAAGATAGTTGGGACCAGGATCTGctcattgaaaaaaatattccaGCAGATGTACATAAAAGTGCTAGTTCTCATGGATCATGCGCAACTCCACTGAGTATTGAAAATGGTAGATGCTTTGGAGCTGGTGAGAATATGGAGGTTCTACATGAAGTACTGAACTTGGGAGACCAATTTGAAGCAGAGAATGATTATCAGAAAAGCGATCAGTGGGAAGGTATAAAAGAATATGAATCACAGGAGAAAATGAAGTATAAGGAAATTGAACATGGAATCACTTATGGAAAGTATACATATTTTGTCAAGGAACTTGAGGAAACCGAGCATTCATTATATTCTCCTGATTGCTTCCTATGTAATAAGACTGATTCTTCGAACAGAGCTGTCTCCGACAGCAATGACATAAATGCAACTATATCAGAAAAGTTTCTTTTATATGAGGACTGGAAGTCTCAAGTTGATTCAATTTCATCGTCGCTTAATAGCTGTAGCCAATGTGGGAAGCTGCTGTCTTGCCAGTCCTCTTCACTACCCCAGTTTTGTAAATGGGACCAGAAAGGAAAATTTCCTATGACAAAAAGTGGAGCTATAGACAACAATGAATCCTCACATGAGGAAACTATGCCTCATAAACAAGAAACTGCTGAAGAGTATGCGGTTGGTGCAACTGATTTCAAGTTACTTGCAGATGATGAACAGCCAGAAAATGATAGTGAGGCTATAGCATCAAATGCTATGAGTTTGGATAACTGTGATGGAAGCGAAGGAGTAATAGATATGATCACCAATGATGCCACTGTTCCTGCCAACTATGATGAAGATGTATCTAACACTCGGACCTGCATAACAAATCAAAGCTCAGAACTTGAATCCAATGATGGTCATCAATCAAGTCAAGACGACATGGTTCTCGTTTGCCATACAGAACATACCCTTGAGCCTGAGTTACCTGTTCAA GAAGTAATAAATCCGGACAAAGAGAGTGCGCACTCCTTTGACAACTtagatgagaaagaagagaaaattgcAGAAATATCAAAGTCAAAACCCCGAAAGAAGCTAATACTGAAATCAGTGTTTGGTGGTGCCACTGCTGTTGGTTTGTTTTTCCTGTTTTTGCACCTAAG GAGGAATGACAAAGACAAAGATGCAAATCCAGAACCAAGTAAGGCATTTAATGATGAAGGTAAAGAGAAGAGTAAGAAATATTCACCACCAAAAGCAAAGAGGACTACTGAAGGGGTTTATGCAGCAGAGAAGATTAAATTGAAGTAA
- the LOC107480156 gene encoding uncharacterized protein LOC107480156 isoform X1, whose product MVCQDSSSETAPSPELLKTASPSSAESSFRELDDAFLQTQTRIWLGEVLKIRLNEQLIISELLADGELLFLVSKVVWKLLLAKHMELKHIKASKSQPFASKSNSGRYRPYSNVDSFLKICKILELTGVDLFSPSDVVERRNTRKVCMCIRSFSKKLRSKDIDVPDFDIVNVTCAVTMPKDVVGDIRKSIELSHRRPADSSTYYLQKNSGKESREVYYSVTDSIKDWETYSDQSNYTEIKHLVHHFDDLCDYASEIQCNSTSSMVENDFMSTSLDELGSRSQQRPRISDDEFQLLCSRELLQYHISETPYSGNVHVDFSGGIPHLDTRGQESRMMEFCYTENELLRDNGSTLGTPMNNRMSVIRDVSSNTKDSWDQDLLIEKNIPADVHKSASSHGSCATPLSIENGRCFGAGENMEVLHEVLNLGDQFEAENDYQKSDQWEGIKEYESQEKMKYKEIEHGITYGKYTYFVKELEETEHSLYSPDCFLCNKTDSSNRAVSDSNDINATISEKFLLYEDWKSQVDSISSSLNSCSQCGKLLSCQSSSLPQFCKWDQKGKFPMTKSGAIDNNESSHEETMPHKQETAEEYAVGATDFKLLADDEQPENDSEAIASNAMSLDNCDGSEGVIDMITNDATVPANYDEDVSNTRTCITNQSSELESNDGHQSSQDDMVLVCHTEHTLEPELPVQEVINPDKESAHSFDNLDEKEEKIAEISKSKPRKKLILKSVFGGATAVGLFFLFLHLRFVFDSFFRLSGGMTKTKMQIQNQVRHLMMKVKRRVRNIHHQKQRGLLKGFMQQRRLN is encoded by the exons ATGGTTTGCCAAGATTCGTCATCGGAGACCGCTCCATCGCCGGAGCTTCTTAAAACTGCTTCTCCTTCTTCAGCGGAATCCAGCTTTCGTGAACTTGATGATGCCTTTCTGCAG ACTCAAACGAGAATTTGGCTCGGGGAAGTATTGAAGATAAGATTGAATGAGCAACTCATTATATCCGAACTCCTTGCTGATGGAGAATTGCT GTTTTTAGTGTCAAAAGTGGTGTGGAAATTGCTGTTGGCAAAGCATATGGAGCTAAAACACATAAAAGCTTCCAAAAGCCAGCCATTTGCTTCTAAGAGTAACAGTGGGAGATATAGACCTTATTCTAATGTTGATTCATTCCTGAAG ATTTGCAAAATCTTGGAATTGACCGGAGTTGACCTATTCTCTCCATCAGATGTTGTTGAGAGAAGAAATACTCGAAAAGTATGCATGTGTATACGCTCATTCTCCAAAAAATTAAGGTCTAAGGATATAGAT GTTCCAGATTTTGATATTGTTAATGTTACTTGTGCCGTAACCATGCCGAAGGATGTGGTTGGAGACATACGTAAAAGCATAGAGCTGTCTCACAGAAGGCCTGCAGATTCTTCCACTTATTACTTACAGAAGAATTCAGGGAAAGAATCCAGGGAG GTCTACTACTCCGTTACAGACTCAATCAAAGACTGGGAAACATATTCAGACCAATCTAATTACACAGAAATCAAACATCTAGTACATCATTTTGATGACTTGTGTGATTATGCATCAGAGATACAGTGCAATTCAACTTCTTCAATGGTTGAAAATGATTTTATGTCCACCAGTTTAGATGAACTGGGCAGTCGAAGCCAGCAGAGACCAAGAATTTCTGATGATGAGTTTCAATTGTTATGCTCAAGGGAATTATTACAATATCATATCTCTGAGACTCCTTATTCCGGGAATGTACATGTTGACTTTAGTGGTGGTATACCTCATTTAGATACTAGGGGCCAAGAAAGTAGAATGATGGAATTTTGTTACACAGAGAATGAATTATTAAGAGATAATGGTTCGACCCTTGGAACTCCTATGAATAACAGGATGTCAGTGATAAGAGATGTTAGCTCAAATACAAAAGATAGTTGGGACCAGGATCTGctcattgaaaaaaatattccaGCAGATGTACATAAAAGTGCTAGTTCTCATGGATCATGCGCAACTCCACTGAGTATTGAAAATGGTAGATGCTTTGGAGCTGGTGAGAATATGGAGGTTCTACATGAAGTACTGAACTTGGGAGACCAATTTGAAGCAGAGAATGATTATCAGAAAAGCGATCAGTGGGAAGGTATAAAAGAATATGAATCACAGGAGAAAATGAAGTATAAGGAAATTGAACATGGAATCACTTATGGAAAGTATACATATTTTGTCAAGGAACTTGAGGAAACCGAGCATTCATTATATTCTCCTGATTGCTTCCTATGTAATAAGACTGATTCTTCGAACAGAGCTGTCTCCGACAGCAATGACATAAATGCAACTATATCAGAAAAGTTTCTTTTATATGAGGACTGGAAGTCTCAAGTTGATTCAATTTCATCGTCGCTTAATAGCTGTAGCCAATGTGGGAAGCTGCTGTCTTGCCAGTCCTCTTCACTACCCCAGTTTTGTAAATGGGACCAGAAAGGAAAATTTCCTATGACAAAAAGTGGAGCTATAGACAACAATGAATCCTCACATGAGGAAACTATGCCTCATAAACAAGAAACTGCTGAAGAGTATGCGGTTGGTGCAACTGATTTCAAGTTACTTGCAGATGATGAACAGCCAGAAAATGATAGTGAGGCTATAGCATCAAATGCTATGAGTTTGGATAACTGTGATGGAAGCGAAGGAGTAATAGATATGATCACCAATGATGCCACTGTTCCTGCCAACTATGATGAAGATGTATCTAACACTCGGACCTGCATAACAAATCAAAGCTCAGAACTTGAATCCAATGATGGTCATCAATCAAGTCAAGACGACATGGTTCTCGTTTGCCATACAGAACATACCCTTGAGCCTGAGTTACCTGTTCAA GAAGTAATAAATCCGGACAAAGAGAGTGCGCACTCCTTTGACAACTtagatgagaaagaagagaaaattgcAGAAATATCAAAGTCAAAACCCCGAAAGAAGCTAATACTGAAATCAGTGTTTGGTGGTGCCACTGCTGTTGGTTTGTTTTTCCTGTTTTTGCACCTAAGGTTCGTGTTTGACTCGTTTTTTAGGTTGTCag GAGGAATGACAAAGACAAAGATGCAAATCCAGAACCAAGTAAGGCATTTAATGATGAAGGTAAAGAGAAGAGTAAGAAATATTCACCACCAAAAGCAAAGAGGACTACTGAAGGGGTTTATGCAGCAGAGAAGATTAAATTGA
- the LOC107480156 gene encoding uncharacterized protein LOC107480156 isoform X3, with product MCIRSFSKKLRSKDIDVPDFDIVNVTCAVTMPKDVVGDIRKSIELSHRRPADSSTYYLQKNSGKESREVYYSVTDSIKDWETYSDQSNYTEIKHLVHHFDDLCDYASEIQCNSTSSMVENDFMSTSLDELGSRSQQRPRISDDEFQLLCSRELLQYHISETPYSGNVHVDFSGGIPHLDTRGQESRMMEFCYTENELLRDNGSTLGTPMNNRMSVIRDVSSNTKDSWDQDLLIEKNIPADVHKSASSHGSCATPLSIENGRCFGAGENMEVLHEVLNLGDQFEAENDYQKSDQWEGIKEYESQEKMKYKEIEHGITYGKYTYFVKELEETEHSLYSPDCFLCNKTDSSNRAVSDSNDINATISEKFLLYEDWKSQVDSISSSLNSCSQCGKLLSCQSSSLPQFCKWDQKGKFPMTKSGAIDNNESSHEETMPHKQETAEEYAVGATDFKLLADDEQPENDSEAIASNAMSLDNCDGSEGVIDMITNDATVPANYDEDVSNTRTCITNQSSELESNDGHQSSQDDMVLVCHTEHTLEPELPVQEVINPDKESAHSFDNLDEKEEKIAEISKSKPRKKLILKSVFGGATAVGLFFLFLHLRFVFDSFFRLSGGMTKTKMQIQNQVRHLMMKVKRRVRNIHHQKQRGLLKGFMQQRRLN from the exons ATGTGTATACGCTCATTCTCCAAAAAATTAAGGTCTAAGGATATAGAT GTTCCAGATTTTGATATTGTTAATGTTACTTGTGCCGTAACCATGCCGAAGGATGTGGTTGGAGACATACGTAAAAGCATAGAGCTGTCTCACAGAAGGCCTGCAGATTCTTCCACTTATTACTTACAGAAGAATTCAGGGAAAGAATCCAGGGAG GTCTACTACTCCGTTACAGACTCAATCAAAGACTGGGAAACATATTCAGACCAATCTAATTACACAGAAATCAAACATCTAGTACATCATTTTGATGACTTGTGTGATTATGCATCAGAGATACAGTGCAATTCAACTTCTTCAATGGTTGAAAATGATTTTATGTCCACCAGTTTAGATGAACTGGGCAGTCGAAGCCAGCAGAGACCAAGAATTTCTGATGATGAGTTTCAATTGTTATGCTCAAGGGAATTATTACAATATCATATCTCTGAGACTCCTTATTCCGGGAATGTACATGTTGACTTTAGTGGTGGTATACCTCATTTAGATACTAGGGGCCAAGAAAGTAGAATGATGGAATTTTGTTACACAGAGAATGAATTATTAAGAGATAATGGTTCGACCCTTGGAACTCCTATGAATAACAGGATGTCAGTGATAAGAGATGTTAGCTCAAATACAAAAGATAGTTGGGACCAGGATCTGctcattgaaaaaaatattccaGCAGATGTACATAAAAGTGCTAGTTCTCATGGATCATGCGCAACTCCACTGAGTATTGAAAATGGTAGATGCTTTGGAGCTGGTGAGAATATGGAGGTTCTACATGAAGTACTGAACTTGGGAGACCAATTTGAAGCAGAGAATGATTATCAGAAAAGCGATCAGTGGGAAGGTATAAAAGAATATGAATCACAGGAGAAAATGAAGTATAAGGAAATTGAACATGGAATCACTTATGGAAAGTATACATATTTTGTCAAGGAACTTGAGGAAACCGAGCATTCATTATATTCTCCTGATTGCTTCCTATGTAATAAGACTGATTCTTCGAACAGAGCTGTCTCCGACAGCAATGACATAAATGCAACTATATCAGAAAAGTTTCTTTTATATGAGGACTGGAAGTCTCAAGTTGATTCAATTTCATCGTCGCTTAATAGCTGTAGCCAATGTGGGAAGCTGCTGTCTTGCCAGTCCTCTTCACTACCCCAGTTTTGTAAATGGGACCAGAAAGGAAAATTTCCTATGACAAAAAGTGGAGCTATAGACAACAATGAATCCTCACATGAGGAAACTATGCCTCATAAACAAGAAACTGCTGAAGAGTATGCGGTTGGTGCAACTGATTTCAAGTTACTTGCAGATGATGAACAGCCAGAAAATGATAGTGAGGCTATAGCATCAAATGCTATGAGTTTGGATAACTGTGATGGAAGCGAAGGAGTAATAGATATGATCACCAATGATGCCACTGTTCCTGCCAACTATGATGAAGATGTATCTAACACTCGGACCTGCATAACAAATCAAAGCTCAGAACTTGAATCCAATGATGGTCATCAATCAAGTCAAGACGACATGGTTCTCGTTTGCCATACAGAACATACCCTTGAGCCTGAGTTACCTGTTCAA GAAGTAATAAATCCGGACAAAGAGAGTGCGCACTCCTTTGACAACTtagatgagaaagaagagaaaattgcAGAAATATCAAAGTCAAAACCCCGAAAGAAGCTAATACTGAAATCAGTGTTTGGTGGTGCCACTGCTGTTGGTTTGTTTTTCCTGTTTTTGCACCTAAGGTTCGTGTTTGACTCGTTTTTTAGGTTGTCag GAGGAATGACAAAGACAAAGATGCAAATCCAGAACCAAGTAAGGCATTTAATGATGAAGGTAAAGAGAAGAGTAAGAAATATTCACCACCAAAAGCAAAGAGGACTACTGAAGGGGTTTATGCAGCAGAGAAGATTAAATTGA
- the LOC107480087 gene encoding uncharacterized protein LOC107480087, with protein sequence MRIFVQSINYNIWKIILNGPDVPTKQNADGEVVAKEDSEWTDEEKKKVELNAKTINLMYCAINFEEFRKMSRCKMAKEIWDKLRLTHEGTKQVRETRIDMLMKEYEIFSMKEDESIDQMFERFSIIINNLDAMGRNYSKETLVRKILRSLTKKWEVKSTAISERNDLIKITYDELRGKLLAYETTHMSQDKDDKKKSIALKSRMTAQREESDDSFSDEEMVHFAKKMRRLLRFKSKGKGSSSSKDVKKDQVKFTCHHCKEPGHFKSDCPQLKKGEKSKKDKKKVMMATWEDLENDTSSESSDQEAQLYLMADHDDENEVDLSDLSIDELHYIIKDISVNSKKFLDKYAKCKKENEALRIENDLLLKKVKANETGNEKFLKEENTALRAELEKFKLKHEVTASTYLISENKKLNEQIKILNEDLAKFIQGSQDLNKLLASQRFGSEKSGLGFKEENNAIFKQNFKKSEASSSKLFKPKGFSKPQRSVNKNQCYKCNKNGHDPPQCFIFPRSFGNDSKLYKVVHDFNALGQPRRFHNKGSKWIWIPKIS encoded by the coding sequence ATGAGAATCTTCGTACAGTCAATCAACTACAACATCTGGAAGATCATTCTCAATGGACCAGACGTCCCTACTAAACAAAATGCTGATGGAGAAGTTGTGGCAAAGGAAGATAGTGAATGGAcagatgaagaaaagaagaaggttgAACTCAATGCCAAAACAATCAATCTAATGTATTGCGCAATCAATTTTGAAGAGTTCAGAAAGATGTCAAGGTGCAAAATGGCTAAAGAAATATGGGACAAGCTCAGACTTACTCACGAAGGCACTAAGCAAGTGAGGGAAACTAGAATTGACATGCTGATGAAGGAGTACGAAATATTTAGTATGAAGGAGGATGAGAGCATCGATCAAATGTTTGAAAGGTTCtcaataatcatcaacaatcTGGACGCAATGGGAAGGAACTACTCTAAAGAAACTCTAGTGAGAAAGATCCTGAGAAGTCTTACTAAGAAATGGGAAGTAAAAAGCACAGCCATCTCTGAAAGGAATGATTTGATCAAAATcacctatgatgagctgagaggcAAGCTGTTGGCCTATGAAACCACTCACATGTCTCAAGACAAAgatgacaaaaagaaaagtatagcaCTAAAATCAAGAATGACAGCCCAAAGAGAAGAATCTGATGACAGTTTCTCAGATGAAGAAATGGTGCACTTTgcaaaaaaaatgagaagactATTGAGATTCAAAAGCAAAGGCAAAGGAAGCTCCTCATCCAAAGATGTCAAGAAAGATCAAGTCAAGTTCACATGCCATCACTGCAAGGAACCTGGTCACTTCAAGTCAGATTGCCCTCAACTTAAGAAAggcgaaaaatccaaaaaagacaaaaagaagGTAATGATGGCAACATGGGAGGACTTGGAGAACGACACCAGCTCAGAGAGCTCAGATCAAGAAGCTCAGCTATATTTGATGGCAGACCATGATGATGAAAATGAGGTAGATCTTTCTGACTTATCTATTGATGAACTGCACTATATTATCAAAGACATCTCTGTCAATTCCAAGAAATTCTTGGATAAGTATGCAAaatgcaagaaagaaaatgaggcTTTGAGGATTGAAAATGACCTTCTGTTAAAAAAGGTTAAGGCAAATGAAACTGGAaatgaaaagtttttaaaagaagaaaacactGCCTTGCGAGCTGAACTagaaaaattcaaactcaaGCATGAAGTTACTGCTTCCACTTATTTGATTTCTGAAAACAAGAAGCTGaatgaacaaataaaaattttgaatgaagACTTGGCAAAGTTTATTCAAGGTTCTCAAGATCTGAACAAACTGCTAGCTAGTCAAAGGTTTGGATCTGAAAAATCTGGACTTGGATTCAAAGAGGAAAATAACGCTATTTTTAaacaaaactttaaaaaatctGAAGCCTCCtcttccaagcttttcaaaccAAAAGGATTTAGCAAGCCTCAAAGATCAGTGAACAAGAATCAGTGCTACAAGTGCAACAAAAATGGTCATGATCCTCCTCAATGTTTCATCTTTCCTAGGTCTTTTGGTAATGatagtaaattatataaagttGTTCATGATTTTAATGCTCTTGGGCAACCAAGAAGATTTCACAACAAAGGATCCAAAtggatttggatacctaagatTAGTTGA